In Dermacentor silvarum isolate Dsil-2018 chromosome 2, BIME_Dsil_1.4, whole genome shotgun sequence, the following proteins share a genomic window:
- the LOC119440810 gene encoding uncharacterized protein LOC119440810, translating to MPCRHHLQRPPGQSHPPATTRGLGGCTNASTVQRTNPHVRLEGSSRSNQARSASGADRITFQMLRNLADAEKERLLECFNIIWDTGVLPESWLVAVVTPILKSRKPALTLSSYRPVSLTSAACKAMERVALARLEWIAAQLQYFPEQQTGFRRQRCTADSISDVVATLEDAKAMGDVAMQVLLDVESAFDGLPHAVIEASLNRLN from the coding sequence ATGCCCTGCAGGCACCACCTCCAGAGGCCGCCTGGTCAATCCCATCCTCCTGCCACCACGCGCGGACTGGGTGGCTGCACAAATGCAAGCACTGTGCAGCGAACCAATCCACATGTACGACTTGAAGGCAGCAGTCGATCAAACCAGGCACGCAGTGCTtcgggagctgacagaatcacgTTCCAGATGCTGCGCaacttggctgatgccgagaaggagcGGCTCCTCGAGTGCTTCAACATCATCTGGGACACCGGTGTCCTCCCGGAGAGCTGGCTGGTTGCAGTCGTGACACCAATCCTGAAATCCCGGAAGCCTGCCTTAACCCTATCCTCATACAGGCCGGTGTCCCTTACCTCCGCCGCCTGCAAGGCTATGGAAAGGGTGGCACTTGCACGCCTAGAGTGGATTGCGGCCCAACTCCAGTACTTCCCGGAGCAGCAAACGGGCTTCCGGCGCCAACGCTGCACGGCAGACTCTATCTCCGATGTGGTGGCCACCCTGGAGGATGCCAAGGCCATGGGGGACGTGGCAATGCAGGTGCTTCTGGACGTCGAGAGTGCCTTTGACGGACTTCCTCACGCGGTCATCGAAGCCAGCCTAAACCGTctcaattaa